One genomic window of Saccopteryx bilineata isolate mSacBil1 chromosome 4, mSacBil1_pri_phased_curated, whole genome shotgun sequence includes the following:
- the TMEM265 gene encoding transmembrane protein 265: MEDEENAVEMVSNTEAAHSPSPTRCCWFRLRCLAATCIICGCTCLGIMALVFAIKAEERHKAGRSKEAAHWGARARRLIRASFAVWLAVLILGPLLLWLLSYAIAQAE; this comes from the exons ATGGAGGACGAGGAGAATGCAGTGGAGATGGTGAGCAACACGGAAGCTGCTCATTCTCCATCCCCCACTCGCTGTTGCTGGTTCCGCCTCCGCTGCTTGGCAGCTACTTGCATTATCTGTGGCTGCACTTGCCTGGGAATCATGGCCCTTGTGTTTGCCATCAAG GCGGAGGAGCGGCATAAGGCAGGCCGGTCCAAGGAAGCAGCGCACTGGGGGGCCCGGGCCCGGAGGCTCATCCGGGCCAGCTTTGCTGTCTGGCTTGCTGTTCTCATTCTGGGCCCCCTGCTTCTGTGGCTGCTCTCATACGCCATCGCTcaagctgagtga